AAGGTCTCTATTTGACGGCCCGGCGAATATAATCCAAATTTTTCAGGTCCCAGCCCTCGTCCCTCGGGGTCTCGAGTATTCCCAGGGCTTTATCGTGTTCCGGGCTGCCGAGAAGAGCCTTCAAGCCCTCTGGGCCCAGATGGCCCAGGCCCCAATGCTCGTGGTTTTCCCTATGGGAGCCCAGGAGGGCGCGGGTATCGTTGAGATGGAAGGCCCGTATGGCCGCGACGCCGAACAAACCGCGGGCCCGGCTCAGGAACCCAAGCATGCCCTCGGCCCCGGCTATCTCATGCCCCGCGGCCCAGGCGTGGGCCGTGTCGAGGCAGACCCCGGCCCCTGGTAGGCGCCTGGCAACGGCCTCCAAAAGCTCGGCCAACTCCTCCAAGGTCCCGCCCATGCGCCTGCCGCCGCCGGGGACGTTCTCAAGGAGTACCGGAACGACCCGTCCGCCGGCCTGGGCCGCCCTGTCCAGGCTTTCGCCCAGGAAAGCGGCCCCTTCCTTAAAAGAGGAGCCGGGAGAATAGGCCCCGGCGTGAAGCACGTAGTATTGGGCGTTCCAGCCGGCCGCGAGCGACAGCTCGCGCGCCAGAAGTGTTGCGCTGCGCAGGCGCCGCTCGCCGGTCTTGGAAGCCAGGCTCGGCACGAACCGCGAATGGATCAAGAGATGGCGCACGGGCCCTTTTGCCCGTTCGAGGCGAAATTCCGCCATCTCGGCCGCCTCGGGCGAGAGGTGGCGCTGGCAAGGGAGCATTTGGAGGGCCCGACAGCCCAACTCCTCGGCGTGGCGCAGCGCCGAATCGAAACCCCCCAAGACCGAACAATGGATGCCTAAAATCAAATGAGCCGTGTGATCAACGAGACGAACTTGGTTTTAAAAGAGGTGTACGGGAACCACCACAGCTCCGGAGTCTCGGCGGGCCATTCGTGAATGTAGACGGCCTGGGACCAGCAGAATTGGCGCAGGCCCTCGTCGGAATGGCGCTTTCCCATTCCGCTCGCCTTGATGCCGCCGAAGGGAAGCGAGCAGACCGCGTAATGGCTCAAGAGGTCATTGACGCTCAACAGCCCCGCCTCCACCGCCGCCCCCAAATGTTCGGCCTTGGCCAAATCCCGCGTCCAGAGGCTCGCCGCCAAGCCCCAGGGGCCGGAATTGGACAGCCTCACTGCCTCCTCGGCGCGGTCCACCTTCATGATCGGCATGACCGGGCCGAACGTCTCCTCGGTCATCACCTTCATGCCGTGATCGGCCTCGAGCACCAAGGCGGGGCTGACGAGAAGGTTGCCCTCGTCCAGGATCTCTCCGCCGATCACTCTGCCGCCCTTGGCCCGCGCGTCCTCAAGGTGCTCGCGGACCCTCTCGAGTTGGGGCGGATAGATCAAGCGCCCGATGTCCACCTCGCCGTCAAGACCCTGCCTCAGGCCCGACATCTCACGGCGCACCGCCTCCACGAAAGGCTCGTAGACCTCTTTCTCCACGTACACCCTCTCCACGCCCACGCACAGCTGGCCGCAGTTGGCGACGGTTCCCCAGACCGCGGCCTTGGCCGCGCGCCGCAGCGGCGCGTCCTTGAGCACGATCATGGGGTGCTTGCCCCCCAGCTCCAGAACCGAGGGCTTGAGCTCCGCGCTCGCGGCCTGGGCCACGAGCCTGCCGGCGCTGCTGGAGCCAGTGAACATCACCATGTCCGCGGCCTTGACCACGAGCTCGCCGACCTTCCCATCCCCCGTCGCCACCGAGAAAAGCCCCTCCGGGAAAAGCCCGGAGGCGACGAAGGCCTCCTCAAGCCAAAGGGCCGTGCGCGTGGTCCACTCGGAGGGCTTCAGAAGCGCGGCGTTGCCCGCGAGAATAGCGGCAAGGCAATCCCCCATGGGGATGAGGAACGGG
The window above is part of the Elusimicrobiota bacterium genome. Proteins encoded here:
- a CDS encoding deoxyribonuclease IV — translated: MILGIHCSVLGGFDSALRHAEELGCRALQMLPCQRHLSPEAAEMAEFRLERAKGPVRHLLIHSRFVPSLASKTGERRLRSATLLARELSLAAGWNAQYYVLHAGAYSPGSSFKEGAAFLGESLDRAAQAGGRVVPVLLENVPGGGRRMGGTLEELAELLEAVARRLPGAGVCLDTAHAWAAGHEIAGAEGMLGFLSRARGLFGVAAIRAFHLNDTRALLGSHRENHEHWGLGHLGPEGLKALLGSPEHDKALGILETPRDEGWDLKNLDYIRRAVK
- a CDS encoding aldehyde dehydrogenase family protein; the encoded protein is MGKIALNMTDEAVAHKAAAARAAAALWRRYSLSERVSLLRSFWKELSRRKGELYRIIHEETGKPWAEIETMEFSVAQLILSYYTSNAHRILQDQAVWRPGLFFNKRTYTRFIPRGVIGIITPWNLPFLIPMGDCLAAILAGNAALLKPSEWTTRTALWLEEAFVASGLFPEGLFSVATGDGKVGELVVKAADMVMFTGSSSAGRLVAQAASAELKPSVLELGGKHPMIVLKDAPLRRAAKAAVWGTVANCGQLCVGVERVYVEKEVYEPFVEAVRREMSGLRQGLDGEVDIGRLIYPPQLERVREHLEDARAKGGRVIGGEILDEGNLLVSPALVLEADHGMKVMTEETFGPVMPIMKVDRAEEAVRLSNSGPWGLAASLWTRDLAKAEHLGAAVEAGLLSVNDLLSHYAVCSLPFGGIKASGMGKRHSDEGLRQFCWSQAVYIHEWPAETPELWWFPYTSFKTKFVSLITRLI